TgttgcttctttttcttcttcattcatcATCAACACCATATGTATTACTGTCACTCCCCCACTAATTATCCATTTCAAATGGCAATCACCATATTCAAAGTCGTCTATTTTATAACTCCTCAAAATCCTCCATTTTATCACAAAGATTTTTGTTTTGTGTTAAAATATCCGAAAATTTAGTGTCTTCTCGTAGCTTAGCCCAGTCGCACATATATGATTACAGACTGATTTCAGACCAATTTACGGCCAAAAATTCTTGAATGTTTGTGTTAAAATATCCGAAAAGATTGTACCATGTTTAATTTAGAGTGAAAATGGGCCAGGGTGGGTTTGGGTTTTAAAAAACCGGGTGGGTTTTAATTAttctgaaattaaaaaaaaatgggtcaATTAAAAAATGACACGTGGCTTTTTAACAGAGCCAAACTTGatctgttagtttgaggggtatttttgagccaaaaacaaaccttaaaggTATTTTTAGACCCAAagatggaaggagggtatttatgagccttttttcATAAGttaggggtatttatgagccttttccgtaaatTATATTAAGTTGACTCTAACTCTAAGGTTTACAGTAATCCTACTATGCAAGCATTACCAACATCATTAATTAATGTATTCTAACTCTAAACTATGACCAATGGCACTTGGCAGCccatacaaaaaataaaaataaaaattgcaagTGGAACACCATTTCTCACTGGCTAGTAATTCCAAGTTAGTAAATTACCGCAGGAGGTGAAAGCATGGATAGCTTATAATCACCACAAGAGATGAAAGTCTGGATAGAtggttttaaaatttaaaaaattagggGGATGCCGGATGCATGGTTCAGCTTTGATTCCTTTGAACAAAGGAACGTGGAATGAGTCATTAATGTGAACAGAAGAGTACTCCTAATGTTTAATTGTTTCAGAAAAAATGTGGAGTATAGTACTATTTTAAGTTGTGTGCTTGGGAGTTCTAAATTGTAGTTAGATTTAAACTTAGGCCAAATACCTTCTTAGTTCTTAACGTGTAAGATTAATTAACATGAATATATTTGTTTACTTGTTGAAATTCCCTCAAATGTATATCACTATTTTCTTCTTCAAGATTGAAGTCCACCATCTCCTATACTATTCTCTCTCATTTTTGAGTTCTCTAAGCCCAAAACCATCATAATGAAGCAAGCTTGAttctacaaaataaaataaaaaagaaagctTGGAGCAATTTATTAATCTCTCTGGTCCACTCTCAACAACAGAAGGTGAGATTTCCTTTTTAGGTTTCCACTTCTTTATGTTAGTTTGCCATTTCGATCTCTGTAGAATAATATATTCACATCTTTTatttctttatcttgtgattatgagttccttttctttctatagttTGGCTAAAGAGGCCTTAAACATTGTAAAGTTGGACAAAGAAAAGTATACAATCGAGAAGCCCAAAATGGGTGTGTTTGGtaggaaggaaaaaaaataatttcttggaAAATGTTTTTAGGAAAATAAGGGTGTTTCTTTTAAATTTTCTTATCTCCGGTGTTTGATAAGTAAGCATAAATTAAATCATAGAACTTTCTATTTGTAATTTAGTTTGTCCTTCAATTAATTTTTTATACTTAATTACCGATATACCTCATATTTTTCAAAACGAAACACTTAACATTCTTAATATTATTGGCCTTTAGACATAAAGACTTTATACGTggcattacttttttttttcttggtttggATTGTTTTGCTATATTATAAAAGGAGCAGCCGGTACACTAAGCATCGTGCCTTAACATGGTCTGGGAAGGCCGCACCCCAAGGGTGTGATGTAGTCAGCTTACCCTAATGCAAGTATTAGTGGTTGCTTTCACGGATTGAACCCGTGACCTGTTTCGCTAAATTATGAAGATTGTTAATGTTGTTTTCATTTTACTTATGGAAAGTGACAGAGCTAGTTGGAAGGTGACAGAGCTACTTACTCTAAGATAGTGAGAAAAATTATAGCTTCTACAATCGTTAAAGATACTGAGTAAATAGCTAATTGACATGAAGGAAGTCGAGACATGTGGAAAAAGAACTGAAGCTCCTGCAGGGACTTCAACCAAATATTTTCCATCAATAGATGAGGAAGTTGTGGGATTTGAGAAAGATGCAGAAAGTATAATTCAACAATTGACTGGAGGAACAAAGGGGCTAGATGTTATCTCCATCTTTGGAATGCCAGGACTGGGTAAAACAACTTTGGCAAGAAAGGTGTACAACAACCATTCTATCGTTAATCACTTTGATGTCAAAATATGGTGTGCTGTTTCACAAGCATATAATAGGAGGATGTTGTTGAGTGAGATTTTTAAACAAGCAACACGTAGCGAGATCGATGAAGATGATGATATAGCTGACAAGCTGCGCAAGAGTCTAATGGGCAAGAGATATCTCATTGTATTAGATGATATATGGGAAATCGATGCGTGGGATAATTTGGGATTATGTTTCCCTAGGGGTGAAGATGGAAGTAGAGTAATGGTAACAACTCGAATTGAAGAAGTGGCTAAGCATCTTCAACACCGCGGTGATCCATATTCTCTTAGATTTCTAACATTGGAAGTGAGTTGGGAATTATTGCAGAAGAAAGTGTTTCAAGGAGAAAGTTGTCCCCCGGATCTATTGGAAGCTGGGTTACAAGTTGCCCAACACTGTAAGGGATTGCCTCTTGTCATTGTCTTGACTGCTGGAATTATTGCGAAAATGGAAAGGGAGGCGTCCTTGTGGTTCGAGGTTGCAAAAGATTTAAGTTCTCAAATTTTAGGAGAGCAGAGTATGAAGGTAATACAATCAAGTTATGAACATTTAGAACACCACTTAAAGCCTTGCCTTCTTTACATGGGATTGTTTCCAGAAGATTGCAAAATTCCGGTGTCTGATTTGCTGAAGTTGTGGATGGCTGAAGAGTTTGTACTGAACATTGACAAAGAGAATATGGAGGAAGCATCTAGAATTTGCTTGAATGATCTACTTAATAGAAGCCTAGTAATGGTTTCTGAGAGGAGAATTAATGGTGACGTAGAATACTGCACAATTCATGATGTAGTGCGTGAGTTTTGCTGCAGAAAGCTTAGAGAAGAAACATTTATGCAGCTGACAGTACCATATAATCCATACAAACATTTGTATCCCAAGGAATTGCGTTTCTGCACTTATATTCATGATGATCATGTTAATCAATTAGATCATTCTGAATATCTGATGGATAAGATTCCATCATTCGACTCCAAGGGAAAAAAATGTTATGGTCAATGTCCTAGGTTTTTGGAGTTCATCGCTCATCCAAAATTCAACACATGGAAAGGATCAGTTCTTTTACCTTTACTTGTCGAATTAAGACTTGTCCGGGCGTTGAATTTATTGGATGTGCAATTGCCAAGATCTTGGGCAGGGGCAGTACACTCACTAGTTCGCTTGAGGTACCTTGCAATTTTTGTCGAAGAATTTGAATTCAAGTGGGTATCACACCTAGACCAACTGCAAACTCTAGAGGTTTCTTCAACGAAGAAGTTAAGGACATCGCCTGCTATCTGGAAAATGACAAAGCTAAGGCATGTGAATATAAGAAGCCAATTTTCCTTTATATGGGAAAACAATGATCgagaaattcttgaagaatcatCAGAAGCTAAGCTAGAGAACTTGAAGACGTTTCGCACTTGCCGTATATGCATGGACGGTATGAATCCAAGGTTCTGGTGGAGGTTTCCAAATCTTGAAGAACTCAGCCTCAGCATTGCAGGGGTACCTAGTCATTCTTTGTTTCCCATACCAGAAGTTCATACTCGCCTTCAATCTCTTGAACTATATCTCTCAGACGACGAAAGATACTTGGTTTCAGTTGAATGGACCAGCTACTTTGTCTTCCCTTCAAATCTCAGGTATTTGTATCTTCACAGCGATTTTCTACTTGAAGAGTTATTTCACATTATTGCAAGACTGCGGAATCTTGAGAGTCTCAAATTAGATATAATAGATTTGTCGGGGCAAGTGTGTTGGGACGTCAGCTATGTTGAGTTCCATGCACTCAAATACTTGACATTAGAGTTTATGTATATCAAAGAATGGAAAGTTTCAGAGGCATCCTTTCCCGTGCTTGAGAAGTTAGTTATAAGACATTGTAACCGCCTCGGGGAGATCCCTCCTAGCTTTGTCGATGTTCCAACACTCCAGCTTATTGAATTGATTGGCTGCAGGGACTCTCTTGGGGTTTCAGCTATGAATCTTAAAAGAGAAATTGAAGAAACCACAGGATGTGAATGTCTCCAAGTTCTTATATCCAAGTACTAAAGCTGGTAGGAAAAACAACTCTTAGTATCTTGTGTGTCTTTTCACAACAAATTCTAGAAACTTATATTTATATGATACTTAAGCAGAtgtgtaaggtctgcatacacatCACCCTCccagatcccacttgtgggattacactggatatgttgttgttaagcagaatttgagaaaataaaattaTCATGGTTGATTCTCATATACCTTCATAAAATGCCTCCTAATGGCAGCTGAATGAATAGTCCAGTTGATAATTAACACTTTCCTTGGATGGCCTTTCTTTTTCCAGAGGAAGCTTAAGGAATTTACTGTTTAAAAACAGATAACTTTACATTATGCCAATCGACACACATAACATAGACACTCACTTCGTGAAATAATTTTAATTAAACAAAATCATTCATTCgcataacttttctgcatttctAGTTCTCTCCATCGTGCTTTCATTCTTTGCAATATTTTCCTCCAATGTCTCATCTAATTTGTAGATGCAGCTTTTTGCCATGACCTTTGTTTTCTTAATGCCATTCTACTTCCTTGTTTGTGTTGTTCGGCATACATAAAGGGTTAAAGAGATGAGAGGAGTTCTTTTGATCATTTGTGGATGGCTTCATTCTGAATTATCTTCAGGAGAAATTGGGTCATCGAGCTAATGTCTCGAGGATTCCGTCATCTTTTTAGTTCTCTAATTCTGCTGAAAAGCTTTTCACAACTTGTATTTTTTACGTGGATCAATTCAGTCTTATAATGCTACTGCAAGGATAAAATTGTGATAATTGCTTATTTGGTTGGGAAGTGTTGACTCCAAaatccaattttttattttatttttttgtttgaaTGTAGCAATGCAACCCTTCGAAATtttcccatattaaaaaacagcAAATGAGAACACAACCACAAACAAACGAGCTATGCTTggtgtaaaaaaaaattgacaggCAATTCATCAAAAGCTGCAAATTTTATGCTCTAGTTCCACTTCTCCATCTGAATAGAAGTCTACTAGGGGCGGATCTAGCTGAGAGGACTTCACCGGAAAATTACACTATATGTAATGTAAATTttgaattttatgtatatatatccaACAATGAATCGttggccgaagaagtattggggagaggtaattagacacgacatgacgcagttacagcttaccgaggacatgaccttagataggagggtttggaggatccagattagggtagaaggttagtagatagtctcgttatcctgtcttattagtagtcgcattatcgcagtataatttcttgtgctctgatttctgcattatctgttatttcctgtgctttgattaccctatgttatctgtgtcgcttgcgttatttcattttcatatcgctttgaatctcttagccttatctgacctctttttatgtttttttttttattgagccgagggtctttcggaaacagtcatcctaccttggtaggagtaaggtttgcgtatactctaccctccccagaccccacgttgtgggatttcaatggattgttgttgttgtatatccAACAATGAACCGTCTTGACACAGCCGAAAAGCTTAGCTTAGTCAAAGAGTTCAAATTCTCCAAGGTCGCTGGAGCGAGAAGTGAACCAGCAACCGTGGGGAGAATTTGAACCCTGACCACTGAGCTAAGCTTTTCAGTTGTGTCAAGGCCCTCAAGGTGATTCATTATAGGATATATAcgcataaaatttaaatttgacCTTACATATACAATTTTCCGGAAAGTGGGTCAGAGGGCTACTAATGTAAACTATTTCTTTACTCAGTTAAACAAAAAAAGGGGGATGGTGGAAACTTCAACCGGGCAATTGTTGGCGGCGGCTCATAGAAAGGACTCGACAAGAGTAAACCAGTTTACGATAAGAAAGGGTCAATGATTGGATTCAAGAAAAGCTTTTGTTTTGATGATGATCATCGTAGTAGAATTCATCTGTGGAGTATAAAAGAATATTGTCTTAGCGATAAAATACTACAGGTGTTAAGACAACGCAGTCAAATTCAACATGAGGACTTGTTCTGTGTCGCATTACGAGGAATGTCAATTATGATATTGCTTCTTACAATGAAGAGATTGATACCTATGCTGCCACTATGCTGGAATTCAATAATTCCTTGCTGGTTCCTTATGTTCTGCAAGATGAGGATCAATGCCCTCTTTTCTGAGAAGATTTTTATATTGGTCATACAACTTTGGGGATTTaagagttagtgatgattgataCAACTGAATTGTACAATTTTCTTTGTGTTTTAATTTTATCTGTCATTGCATTTACAGGCAGTCCTTTGTTTCGTGGCGTCTGAATCGGGTTTAGAATTAAGTTCTTACGAAAATATTTCTTAAAAAGGTTTTGAACTTGAAAGAAATTGCACTATTTGGATTGAACGTATTACAAAACATAGCTTACAATCAATATCAAGGCCCATTAGCTCAATTGGTTAGAGCGTTGTGCTAATAACGCGAAGGTCGCAGGTTCGAGACCTGCATGGGCCAatatttctttttattattttccCGTCATTTTTCTTTGATTATGCCTTTTTTCAGGAGTACATGAACTCTCGGACATTTTTGAATTGTGTCCTTATAGCTGTCGAGAAAGCTGAAGTAAATGCCCCTAAGATCAAGTTGGTCTATGCAAAATTCTTATGAAGCTGTCATTTTGGTTTCTTCAAAATTTAACAAGCAATGCTGTCCAGTGTCCACTGTCCAATGCTATCTGTAGGAGAATTTAGCTGCAAGTACGGTTACTTCAGTGTTCCCGGTCCAATTTTCTTCACAACTTTGATTTCTTCATCATCTTTTCAGTTAGTTGCGTAAAACATTAAGGGACAGTTTCAAATATCAATTCATGAAGAATGAATAAAGGTGACATATTAAGCCAAGCTTGAGCCGACCACTTCATATTGATATTGCTGCTAGTTTAATTTAATAAAGAAAAGCCAATCAACAACTCTTCTATTATTCAtatttggtctctatgtgattAAAATTTCTATGTAGTGGAAGGTATCCTGCTGGGGATTGGAGGGgatgaaaaataaaaattagaaatgCAAATTCTTGCCAGGTTAATTGTTTTTCATTTGGAGAAGAAATTTATGATTTGTTTCCCATCTCTGAATTCAATACCAATTTATAATAAACAACTGCTGCTGCGAGGATTTTACCTTTGGAATGGGAAAGAAAATTTTATATCGTCTCCCTTGTCTCAACATTAAAAGACACAGAAGTTTGAGGGAGGATCAAAATTGTTCCATATTGCAAATATGAAGTACAATATCATGTGAAAGAAACAAGTATGATTCTTAGTCTAAGCCCAAAAATAATGAACTATTTCGAATTATTTTTTTCTCGTGTATTTCAAGTGAAAATACAGGTTTCACTCACAaattttcaactttttttttccaagtgaAATTCATGTCTAAACACATTTTCACTTCTACAATTCCTTTCAACGtcaaatatctttttttttttttttttttataaggtaaaGTTTTATTAACAGAAGTACCAAGCTAGTACAAAAGAAACATCAGAAGCATACAATGTCTACAGAATTAAACATCCAGTTACATTTTTCCTAGCAAATCTAGAAAGTCGATGTACTGATCCATACTCTCCACTAAAGACCTCTTACACCAAAAAAACAGATTTTGAACACAAGTATTCTTTAATCTAGAAATGCGAATCTTTTTGTTCTCAAAACAAGCATCCTTCCTTTCTTTCCAGAAGGTCCAAAATATGCATAATGGAATGGTTCTCCATATTTGTTTCTGATTCCTTGCTATCTTTGGACCTTGCCAGCTGACTAGAAGACTTCTTTCAACGTCAAATACTTATCATTCTAACTCAAGTATCGTCTCTAGGCCTACCTACCGAAACCACCCCTCCCAAAAACTGCTACAGCTTTTTATGCGTCTTAAAAAGTCCTTATATATACCACTAGTTCTAACTGGTCTGGCATGACTGCAGATTTATAACAATAACCCAAAGAAAATTAGAGTTTACAAATTTGATGACTTCGGGTCCGACATAAACTACAATGGGAACCTTGTTAAACGAAACTATGAGTGAGGTGAATTGTTGctgaaactaagttcagtgattAATTTGATTCAACGTAACAAATAACCTAATCTTAATCTTTACTGGTATCACATAAATATAAGATTGAAAAAAAGAATGTGAACTTAAATTCCAGAGAGTTTACAGCAGGTAGGTTGGTGCTCTCACttgtatacacacacatacacacaaatAATATGAAGAGGTCAGAGCCGATGCCTGTTATCTCGAGCGTTTTCTGGTGATGCCTAATGGCCATTGCTAAGAGCTGCTTGTCTCCACCTCTCTCAACTTACCAAATCTTTTTACAATGACATCAGTTTGCAGATCAGAGCCCCAGCCAAATTGAGCTTTTCTCACAACATACTGCTTCACAAGTATAAAGGAAAAAGCGCATTGCTTCCCAAGAGAAAAAGCAAAGATAACACAGTCAGATCCAAATGGTGTCTATTTCATCTGTTAAAACTTAACAAATTGCATTTTGGCATGTAATTCCAAAATTAACTTCATATTCACATGTCAAGCAAAGACACCGCGTGAAGTTAATTAAGAACACACTGAAATCAAAAAACAGCAACACCAAAAAATCTGGA
Above is a genomic segment from Lycium barbarum isolate Lr01 chromosome 12, ASM1917538v2, whole genome shotgun sequence containing:
- the LOC132624010 gene encoding putative late blight resistance protein homolog R1B-17 isoform X2; the protein is MKEVETCGKRTEAPAGTSTKYFPSIDEEVVGFEKDAESIIQQLTGGTKGLDVISIFGMPGLGKTTLARKVYNNHSIVNHFDVKIWCAVSQAYNRRMLLSEIFKQATRSEIDEDDDIADKLRKSLMGKRYLIVLDDIWEIDAWDNLGLCFPRGEDGSRVMVTTRIEEVAKHLQHRGDPYSLRFLTLEVSWELLQKKVFQGESCPPDLLEAGLQVAQHCKGLPLVIVLTAGIIAKMEREASLWFEVAKDLSSQILGEQSMKVIQSSYEHLEHHLKPCLLYMGLFPEDCKIPVSDLLKLWMAEEFVLNIDKENMEEASRICLNDLLNRSLVMVSERRINGDVEYCTIHDVVREFCCRKLREETFMQLTVPYNPYKHLYPKELRFCTYIHDDHVNQLDHSEYLMDKIPSFDSKGKKCYGQCPRFLEFIAHPKFNTWKGSVLLPLLVELRLVRALNLLDVQLPRSWAGAVHSLVRLRYLAIFVEEFEFKWVSHLDQLQTLEVSSTKKLRTSPAIWKMTKLRHVNIRSQFSFIWENNDREILEESSEAKLENLKTFRTCRICMDGMNPRFWWRFPNLEELSLSIAGVPSHSLFPIPEVHTRLQSLELYLSDDERYLVSVEWTSYFVFPSNLRDSLGVSAMNLKREIEETTGCECLQVLISKY
- the LOC132624010 gene encoding putative late blight resistance protein homolog R1B-16 isoform X1; amino-acid sequence: MKEVETCGKRTEAPAGTSTKYFPSIDEEVVGFEKDAESIIQQLTGGTKGLDVISIFGMPGLGKTTLARKVYNNHSIVNHFDVKIWCAVSQAYNRRMLLSEIFKQATRSEIDEDDDIADKLRKSLMGKRYLIVLDDIWEIDAWDNLGLCFPRGEDGSRVMVTTRIEEVAKHLQHRGDPYSLRFLTLEVSWELLQKKVFQGESCPPDLLEAGLQVAQHCKGLPLVIVLTAGIIAKMEREASLWFEVAKDLSSQILGEQSMKVIQSSYEHLEHHLKPCLLYMGLFPEDCKIPVSDLLKLWMAEEFVLNIDKENMEEASRICLNDLLNRSLVMVSERRINGDVEYCTIHDVVREFCCRKLREETFMQLTVPYNPYKHLYPKELRFCTYIHDDHVNQLDHSEYLMDKIPSFDSKGKKCYGQCPRFLEFIAHPKFNTWKGSVLLPLLVELRLVRALNLLDVQLPRSWAGAVHSLVRLRYLAIFVEEFEFKWVSHLDQLQTLEVSSTKKLRTSPAIWKMTKLRHVNIRSQFSFIWENNDREILEESSEAKLENLKTFRTCRICMDGMNPRFWWRFPNLEELSLSIAGVPSHSLFPIPEVHTRLQSLELYLSDDERYLVSVEWTSYFVFPSNLRYLYLHSDFLLEELFHIIARLRNLESLKLDIIDLSGQVCWDVSYVEFHALKYLTLEFMYIKEWKVSEASFPVLEKLVIRHCNRLGEIPPSFVDVPTLQLIELIGCRDSLGVSAMNLKREIEETTGCECLQVLISKY
- the LOC132624010 gene encoding putative late blight resistance protein homolog R1B-17 isoform X3, with protein sequence MKEVETCGKRTEAPAGTSTKYFPSIDEEVVGFEKDAESIIQQLTGGTKGLDVISIFGMPGLGKTTLARKVYNNHSIVNHFDVKIWCAVSQAYNRRMLLSEIFKQATRSEIDEDDDIADKLRKSLMGKRYLIVLDDIWEIDAWDNLGLCFPRGEDGSRVMVTTRIEEVAKHLQHRGDPYSLRFLTLEVSWELLQKKVFQGESCPPDLLEAGLQVAQHCKGLPLVIVLTAGIIAKMEREASLWFEVAKDLSSQILGEQSMKVIQSSYEHLEHHLKPCLLYMGLFPEDCKIPVSDLLKLWMAEEFVLNIDKENMEEASRICLNDLLNRSLVMVSERRINGDVEYCTIHDVVREFCCRKLREETFMQLTVPYNPYKHLYPKELRFCTYIHDDHVNQLDHSEYLMDKIPSFDSKGKKCYGQCPRFLEFIAHPKFNTWKGSVLLPLLVELRLVRALNLLDVQLPRSWAGAVHSLVRLRYLAIFVEEFEFKWVSHLDQLQTLEVSSTKKLRTSPAIWKMTKLRHVNIRSQFSFIWENNDREILEESSEAKLENLKTFRTCRICMDGMNPRFWWRFPNLEELSLSIAGVPSHSLFPIPEVHTRLQSLELYLSDDERYLVSVEWTSYFVFPSNLS